The following are encoded in a window of Rosa chinensis cultivar Old Blush chromosome 4, RchiOBHm-V2, whole genome shotgun sequence genomic DNA:
- the LOC112195817 gene encoding uncharacterized protein LOC112195817: protein MAIPKPQHPLQLCLQNFERQKQERIMCKLRDAVLARVAAAEAGTSKPMNTADHINSGVERRLQQLIPSVYTPTHPPYASMIQRAIEELKEEGGGVSEVAISKFIKREYEDLPWAHEGLLRLHLKKQFEIGVLVLDGGRYNFNLVEDGDGGASVDVGTESRRRRRPGRGRRGRGRWRGREEAERINEAFEEEGIEGGEGQDEVMGQSERPNMDEVEKALLAYIKSHNRGEANEDEMIKEQIRAGVGEDEVIKNNNQREEQQSGEEPQSQHDQQQQKSQEQGQVKRRPGRPKANKVGDVSTLEVVPCAPEEQPLRRRWRSKAKNDMDLGTNAEVPCAVEPPNEEQPQRRRGRSKAKHDMEASTSSLLPCALEHRQEEQPPKRRGPGRPPKPKPDSEVTLTVLSSSDIPHHSKQQQPLSQATKMRFCKPKRGRGRPRTLRN from the exons GCGGCGGAGGCAGGAACCTCCAAACCCATGAACACCGCCGACCACATTAACTCCGGCGTCGAGCGCCGCCTCCAACAGCTCATCCCTAGTGTCTACACTCCCACTCATCCGCCTTATGCCTCG ATGATACAAAGGGCAATAGAGGAGTTGAAGGAGGAAGGAGGAGGTGTGAGCGAGGTTGCAATATCGAAGTTTATCAAAAGGGAATACGAGGATTTGCCGTGGGCGCATGAGGGTCTGTTGAGGCTTCATTTGAAGAAGCAATTTGAGATTGGGGTGCTTGTGTTAGATGGTGGGAGGTATAATTTTAATTTGGTTGAGGATGGTGATGGTGGGGCTTCTGTTGATGTTGGGACAGAGTCGAGGAGGAGAAGGCGGCCGGGGCGGGGTAGAAGAGGCCGGGGTAGATGGCGTGGCAGGGAAGAAGCGGAGCGGATTAATGAAGCATTTGAAGAAGAGGGGATTGAAGGAGGAGAAGGCCAAGATGAGGTGATGGGACAATCTGAG AGGCCAAACATGGATGAGGTGGAAAAGGCGTTACTGGCATATATCAAATCGCATAACCGGGGAGAAGCAAACGAAGATGAGATGATAAAAGAACAGATTCGAGCAGGGGTGGGTGAAGATGAAGTTATAAAAAACAATAACCAAAGAGAAGAACAGCAAAGTGGAGAGGAGCCACAATCTCAGCAtgatcagcaacaacagaaatCACAAGAACAAGGCCAAGTAAAGCGGCGTCCAGGGAGACCTAAAGCTAATAAAGTTGGGGATGTAAGTACTCTGGAAGTGGTACCCTGTGCTCCTGAGGAGCAGCCTTTGAGGCGTCGATGGAGATCAAAAGCTAAAAATGATATGGATTTAGGTACCAATGCCGAAGTACCCTGTGCTGTTGAACCTCCTAATGAGGAGCAGCCCCAGAGGCGCCGAGGGAGGTCTAAAGCTAAACATGATATGGAGGCAAGTACTAGTAGTCTATTACCTTGTGCCCTTGAACATCGACAGGAAGAGCAGCCACCGAAGCGACGAGGCCCAGGGAGACCTCCTAAACCAAAGCCAGATTCAGAAGTTACCTTGACAGTTTTGTCAAGCTCAGATATTCCGCATCACTCTAAGCAACAACAGCCCCTGAGCCAAGCAACTAAGATGAGGTTTTGTAAACCAAAGCGAGGCAGAGGGAGGCCTCGAACCCTCAGAAACTGA